One Dehalococcoidales bacterium genomic window carries:
- the serA gene encoding phosphoglycerate dehydrogenase yields the protein MKVLVADPIAQDGVDIMSQIAEVDIKTKLTEEQLINTIGEYDALVVRSQTQVTANVINAGKKLVIIGRAGVGVDNIDVNAATERGIIVANAPTGNTVSAAEHTIALMLSLARHIPQANYSLKSGQWKRADFMGTEVKNKTLGIIGLGNIGREVARRARGMEMKILAYDPFVSEERAGQLQAEMVSLETLYREADFITLHTPLTDTTRNMIDTPQLKTMKPTARIINAARGGLINEEALVKALNEGKLAGAAIDVFCNEPCTQSILFTCDKTIVTPHLGASTTEAQVLAATEVAHQIVDVLGGQPARYAVNAPFISAEAMSVLGPYMKVAKIVGQLTSYLGEGNMRKIKIQYNGEIASFNTNALKAAILGGLLDRLSEERVNMVNANTIARRRGIQVIEEKETSCENFSNLITLDVETSEGNVSVAGTVLRGEPHVVKVNEFWVDIVPTGKYFLFSDHRDRPGLIGAVGKITGEADVNVSHMHLSREKPRGRALMIMALDEPLKEEDRQKILKVPDVHSVKLVQL from the coding sequence ATGAAGGTTCTCGTAGCTGACCCTATTGCTCAAGACGGCGTTGATATCATGAGTCAAATTGCAGAAGTTGATATCAAAACAAAACTAACTGAAGAGCAATTAATAAATACCATAGGGGAATATGATGCCCTGGTGGTGCGGTCTCAAACCCAGGTCACCGCGAATGTGATAAACGCGGGTAAAAAACTGGTTATAATCGGGCGTGCTGGAGTCGGTGTAGATAATATCGATGTAAATGCCGCAACAGAGCGTGGCATTATAGTAGCTAATGCCCCTACCGGCAATACCGTATCTGCTGCCGAACATACTATTGCGCTAATGCTATCTCTTGCCCGCCACATACCGCAGGCAAATTATTCTCTCAAATCAGGCCAATGGAAACGTGCAGATTTCATGGGCACTGAAGTTAAGAATAAAACCCTGGGAATTATAGGCTTGGGAAATATTGGCAGGGAAGTAGCCCGGCGTGCACGAGGGATGGAGATGAAAATCTTAGCCTACGACCCCTTCGTTTCTGAAGAGCGGGCTGGGCAGCTTCAAGCTGAAATGGTTTCCCTCGAAACCCTCTACCGCGAGGCTGATTTCATTACTCTGCATACACCGCTCACTGATACCACTCGCAATATGATAGATACTCCTCAACTGAAAACCATGAAACCCACTGCACGCATTATCAACGCAGCTCGAGGCGGGCTGATAAATGAAGAAGCACTGGTTAAAGCGCTAAATGAGGGCAAACTGGCTGGAGCAGCGATAGATGTTTTTTGTAATGAACCATGCACCCAGAGCATTTTGTTTACCTGCGACAAAACAATCGTTACACCACACCTCGGAGCCTCAACCACCGAAGCTCAAGTATTGGCCGCGACTGAGGTAGCTCATCAGATAGTGGATGTACTTGGCGGGCAACCAGCAAGATATGCCGTAAACGCACCTTTTATTTCTGCAGAAGCAATGAGCGTTCTCGGACCGTACATGAAAGTCGCCAAGATAGTTGGCCAACTCACAAGTTACCTTGGCGAAGGTAACATGCGCAAAATTAAAATACAATACAATGGCGAAATTGCATCGTTTAATACTAATGCACTCAAGGCAGCTATTCTGGGTGGCCTGCTTGACCGGTTGAGCGAAGAGCGGGTTAATATGGTAAACGCCAATACAATCGCTCGTCGCCGGGGTATTCAAGTCATAGAAGAAAAGGAAACCAGCTGCGAGAACTTCAGCAATCTTATCACTCTTGATGTAGAAACTTCTGAAGGAAATGTATCAGTAGCCGGTACGGTATTACGTGGTGAGCCTCACGTGGTTAAAGTCAACGAATTCTGGGTTGATATTGTCCCTACAGGTAAGTATTTCCTCTTTTCAGACCATCGCGACCGACCGGGGCTTATTGGAGCTGTTGGCAAAATTACCGGTGAAGCTGATGTCAACGTCAGCCACATGCACTTGAGCCGTGAAAAACCCAGAGGAAGGGCATTGATGATCATGGCACTGGACGAGCCTCTCAAGGAGGAGGATCGTCAAAAAATCCTGAAGGTGCCGGATGTTCACAGCGTTAAACTGGTACAGCTTTAA